The following proteins are encoded in a genomic region of Thermococcus celericrescens:
- the pepQ gene encoding Xaa-Pro dipeptidase PepQ — protein sequence MRIDRLKEFISENELDGVLITGKENLFYFTGSSPVLGGYLVVTPDDAIFIVPELEYEEARETSRVPVEKFKTGKELYERLSSFKLKKLGIEGRTSFSTLQTLREKVGAADFVSVDDVVKELRIIKTPEEIEVIKAACGIADMAMMAALEEISEGKREREIAAKMEYVMKMNGAEKPAFDTIIASGWRAALPHGLASDKRIEKGDLVVIDEGALYRHYHSDTTRTIVVGSPNEKQKDIYYAVLEAQRKGVEAARPGMTAKELDTLVRDVIKEYGYGDYFIHSTGHGVGLQIHEWPRVSQQDDTELKPGMVITIEPGIYLPKFGGVRIEDTILITENGAERLTKTERELI from the coding sequence ATGAGGATTGACAGGCTTAAGGAGTTCATATCCGAAAACGAGCTCGATGGAGTTCTAATTACCGGGAAAGAGAACCTCTTTTACTTCACCGGCAGCTCCCCGGTTCTCGGCGGCTACCTTGTCGTTACCCCTGACGATGCCATCTTCATCGTCCCGGAGCTGGAGTACGAGGAGGCAAGGGAAACCTCCAGGGTTCCCGTCGAAAAATTCAAGACAGGAAAGGAGCTTTACGAGAGGCTTTCCTCCTTCAAGCTGAAGAAGCTTGGCATAGAGGGCAGAACGAGCTTCTCGACCCTCCAGACACTCAGGGAAAAGGTGGGCGCCGCGGATTTCGTCTCAGTCGATGATGTGGTGAAGGAGCTCCGCATAATCAAGACTCCCGAGGAGATTGAGGTTATAAAGGCCGCCTGCGGGATAGCGGACATGGCCATGATGGCGGCGCTTGAGGAGATAAGCGAAGGCAAGCGCGAGAGGGAGATAGCGGCGAAGATGGAGTACGTCATGAAAATGAACGGTGCCGAAAAGCCGGCCTTCGACACGATAATAGCCAGCGGCTGGAGGGCGGCCCTGCCGCACGGTCTGGCCAGCGACAAGAGGATAGAGAAGGGAGACCTGGTTGTCATTGACGAAGGAGCACTTTACAGGCACTACCACTCGGACACCACGAGGACGATAGTCGTGGGCAGTCCGAACGAGAAGCAGAAGGACATCTACTACGCCGTCCTCGAGGCCCAGAGGAAAGGCGTCGAGGCGGCCAGGCCCGGCATGACGGCCAAAGAGCTCGACACCCTCGTCAGGGACGTCATCAAAGAGTACGGCTACGGTGACTACTTCATACACTCCACTGGACATGGCGTCGGACTTCAGATACACGAATGGCCCCGCGTGAGCCAGCAGGACGATACGGAGCTCAAGCCGGGAATGGTGATAACCATTGAGCCAGGAATATACCTGCCCAAGTTCGGTGGCGTCCGCATCGAGGACACCATCCTCATCACGGAGAACGGCGCCGAGAGGCTCACCAAGACGGAGAGGGAACTCATTTAA
- a CDS encoding mRNA surveillance protein pelota has product MQIIHQDVKEGKIKVKAETLDDLWHLYHIIDPGDTVYAKTLRKQAQRSDSLRAEKVEVIPVFLGVRAEKINFHKFANQVRVTGPIVYVSRDDVPLGKYHTIAIEEGTVVTIQKPRWKEHHIERLKEAVEASKRARVMIVVIDDGEADMAIIREYGVEILKGIRYNLGGKRYSTNRESEEKKFFHDVAKSMEEIINREGIERAIVAGPGFVKEDFYKFLRENYPELAKKVVIEDTSVTGRTGIYEVIKRGTVDKVYHENRVAKEVQLVEKVLENIAKNNGLAAYGLREVEEAVNYGAVETLLVLDELLKGEHREKIEELMDAVRYSRGEVVVVSSEHEGGDKLKALGGLAALLRFRVK; this is encoded by the coding sequence GTGCAGATAATTCACCAGGACGTCAAGGAGGGCAAGATAAAGGTCAAGGCAGAGACCCTCGATGATCTCTGGCACCTCTACCACATCATAGACCCGGGGGATACCGTTTACGCAAAGACCCTCAGAAAGCAGGCCCAGCGCTCGGACTCGCTCAGGGCAGAAAAGGTCGAGGTCATTCCCGTCTTCCTTGGGGTTAGGGCCGAGAAGATAAACTTTCACAAGTTCGCCAACCAGGTCCGCGTTACCGGGCCGATAGTCTACGTCAGCAGGGACGACGTCCCCCTCGGCAAGTACCACACGATAGCGATAGAGGAAGGCACTGTGGTAACCATTCAGAAGCCCCGCTGGAAGGAGCACCACATCGAAAGGCTAAAGGAAGCCGTGGAGGCTTCTAAGAGAGCGCGCGTGATGATAGTCGTCATAGACGACGGCGAAGCTGACATGGCGATAATCAGAGAATACGGCGTCGAGATACTCAAGGGGATACGCTACAACCTCGGGGGGAAGAGGTACAGCACCAACCGCGAGAGTGAGGAGAAGAAGTTCTTCCACGATGTGGCGAAGAGCATGGAGGAGATAATAAACCGGGAGGGCATAGAGAGGGCCATAGTTGCCGGCCCCGGCTTCGTCAAAGAGGACTTCTACAAGTTCCTGCGCGAGAATTATCCCGAGCTGGCGAAGAAGGTGGTCATCGAGGACACGAGCGTAACTGGAAGGACGGGCATCTACGAAGTCATCAAACGCGGAACGGTTGACAAGGTCTACCACGAGAACCGCGTTGCTAAAGAGGTTCAGCTCGTCGAGAAGGTGCTCGAAAACATAGCCAAGAACAACGGCCTGGCCGCTTACGGTCTTAGAGAGGTCGAGGAGGCCGTGAACTACGGAGCTGTTGAGACGCTCCTGGTCCTCGATGAGCTCCTGAAAGGGGAGCACAGGGAGAAGATAGAGGAGCTCATGGACGCGGTTCGCTACTCCCGCGGCGAGGTGGTCGTGGTAAGCTCGGAGCACGAAGGCGGCGACAAGCTGAAGGCCCTCGGAGGCTTGGCGGCACTGCTGAGGTTCAGGGTGAAGTGA
- a CDS encoding AIR synthase family protein — protein MRLPLGKIRNDVLHDVVFPNLGVEDMKVVYGPREGFDSAVLEYDHDHYLAVATDPTLGVPRETFGFFSYHFAASDVAVFGARPRWLVVDILLPPGSEKGFLEKTMRDLNAECRKYGSAIIGGHTGVYPSVAEPTSTTTAMGLVKKDQLRLPLAKPGDRIVVTGKVGLEFAVSAAYFREDELRKLLSFREIQLLRGLYRFETAVPDALAAGPFVRGMHDATEGGLTALHEIADNSGVGFTVHAEKLHLDPLVRKVLDFYGLDPWGVSSTGTLIAITPPENIDSLIKEFNKNGIIAFELGEFTADRKRILIENGEEREFPTFKSDPYVELYSKELTSP, from the coding sequence ATGAGGCTTCCTCTGGGGAAGATACGAAACGACGTCCTGCACGATGTTGTATTCCCAAACCTGGGCGTGGAGGATATGAAGGTGGTATACGGGCCCAGGGAGGGCTTTGACTCGGCCGTCCTCGAATACGACCACGACCACTACCTTGCGGTCGCCACCGACCCCACCCTCGGCGTTCCCAGGGAAACCTTTGGATTTTTCTCGTACCATTTCGCGGCCAGCGATGTGGCGGTTTTCGGGGCGAGGCCGAGGTGGCTGGTGGTTGATATCCTCCTTCCCCCCGGAAGCGAGAAGGGCTTTCTCGAAAAGACGATGCGCGACTTAAACGCGGAATGCCGGAAGTACGGGAGCGCGATAATCGGGGGCCACACGGGCGTTTATCCGAGCGTAGCCGAGCCCACCTCAACGACCACCGCCATGGGTCTTGTGAAGAAAGACCAACTGAGGCTTCCACTTGCAAAGCCCGGCGACAGAATAGTCGTGACCGGCAAGGTCGGTCTTGAGTTCGCGGTCTCCGCGGCGTACTTCCGGGAGGACGAGCTTAGAAAGCTCCTCTCTTTCAGGGAAATTCAGCTCCTCAGGGGGCTCTACCGCTTCGAAACCGCGGTTCCGGATGCCCTCGCGGCCGGACCCTTTGTCAGGGGCATGCACGATGCCACCGAGGGCGGTTTAACTGCCCTCCACGAGATAGCCGACAACTCCGGGGTCGGCTTCACAGTTCACGCCGAGAAGCTCCACCTGGACCCCCTCGTGAGGAAGGTCCTCGACTTCTACGGCCTCGATCCGTGGGGCGTTTCGTCCACCGGCACGCTGATAGCGATAACCCCACCGGAAAACATCGATTCCCTAATTAAAGAATTCAATAAAAATGGAATTATTGCATTTGAACTCGGCGAGTTCACCGCCGATAGGAAGCGCATCCTAATCGAAAACGGGGAAGAAAGGGAGTTTCCAACGTTTAAGAGCGACCCCTACGTGGAGCTGTACAGCAAAGAACTCACTTCACCCTGA
- a CDS encoding 7-cyano-7-deazaguanine synthase produces MRGIESVVEEIARFSREHGLYEKRILVMFSGGKDSSLALHILKEAGLEVSALTFFHRWSWRETLNWAMGFTKKLGVEHYLVDVTDGLLREAAGRKGPICINCKKVMLWNAKWFAINNGFDVLAKGDNANDKIIGALLDQCTRDIRLCDIPRIGIPFFRPLIKHTAEEVERLADEVGIRPYRMYEHARRRQWREGCPLQYIDREEVVTEELMNLAFRVNYEVSKIARARKVRVSVRVPSFEIMCWDCDEGTLREVGRVTSMFGGKGK; encoded by the coding sequence AGGTTTTCCAGGGAACACGGGCTTTATGAAAAACGCATACTCGTCATGTTTTCGGGCGGAAAGGACAGTTCACTGGCCCTCCACATCCTCAAGGAGGCAGGTCTTGAGGTCTCCGCGCTGACCTTCTTCCACCGCTGGAGCTGGAGGGAAACCCTGAACTGGGCGATGGGTTTTACCAAAAAACTCGGAGTTGAACACTACCTCGTTGATGTTACCGACGGGCTTCTTCGCGAGGCGGCCGGAAGAAAGGGGCCGATCTGCATAAACTGCAAGAAGGTCATGCTCTGGAACGCCAAATGGTTCGCCATCAACAACGGCTTTGATGTCCTTGCCAAGGGGGACAACGCCAACGATAAGATAATAGGCGCCCTCCTGGATCAGTGCACGAGGGATATAAGGCTCTGCGACATACCGAGGATTGGGATTCCATTCTTCAGACCCTTAATCAAACACACTGCCGAGGAAGTCGAAAGGCTGGCCGATGAGGTGGGGATAAGACCCTACCGCATGTACGAGCACGCGAGGAGGCGGCAGTGGAGGGAGGGCTGTCCGCTCCAGTACATCGACCGTGAGGAGGTCGTCACGGAGGAGCTCATGAACCTGGCCTTCAGGGTGAACTACGAGGTGAGCAAAATCGCCCGGGCAAGAAAGGTTCGCGTGAGCGTCCGGGTGCCAAGCTTCGAGATAATGTGCTGGGACTGTGATGAGGGAACCCTCAGGGAGGTGGGGAGGGTTACCTCGATGTTTGGGGGGAAAGGAAAATGA
- a CDS encoding HAD family hydrolase: MAVYLFDFDGTLVDSTGAVEKALRIAIEKTVPAVIESDLYEDYYKALALFIKGRLTYQYLGVIHELVAQGTIHEYYKLMPRYIKDFPHSRNVVRTLRKRGRYVISFSGEHTYPGGKVIFMKRTNWYDEFDEVITFRGTKDMLKKFENLRELYPDEPFVWVDDSPSRFTYILDENTLLVQKASPYKSDVALLFERQNFLKIKSLREILEIDDGLSACTEG, from the coding sequence ATGGCGGTTTATCTGTTCGACTTTGACGGGACCCTCGTGGACAGCACGGGCGCGGTTGAGAAGGCTCTCCGCATAGCCATCGAAAAGACCGTCCCTGCAGTCATTGAGAGCGACCTGTACGAGGACTACTATAAGGCCCTTGCCCTGTTCATCAAGGGTCGGCTCACATACCAGTACCTCGGGGTTATACACGAGCTGGTGGCACAGGGGACTATACACGAGTACTACAAGCTCATGCCCCGATACATCAAGGACTTTCCCCACTCCCGGAACGTCGTCCGAACGCTGAGAAAACGTGGACGCTATGTCATCAGCTTCTCCGGCGAGCACACCTACCCCGGGGGAAAGGTCATCTTCATGAAAAGGACAAACTGGTACGACGAGTTCGATGAGGTGATAACCTTCAGGGGTACCAAGGACATGCTCAAGAAGTTTGAGAACCTGCGCGAACTCTATCCCGACGAGCCCTTCGTCTGGGTGGACGACAGCCCGAGCAGGTTCACTTACATACTGGATGAGAACACACTCCTCGTTCAGAAGGCATCGCCGTACAAGAGCGACGTCGCTCTCCTCTTCGAGAGGCAGAACTTCCTCAAGATCAAGTCCCTCCGGGAGATCCTGGAGATAGACGATGGGCTCTCCGCCTGCACTGAGGGATAA